The Patescibacteria group bacterium nucleotide sequence CGTTTTCCGCCGCGCATTGAATGCGCACGGAGTGCGATGTACGGGAGACAGCGGCCTCAGCGGCAATGGCACTATCTCGCTGACTTCCGGGGCGTCCGCTGACTTGTTCAGCCCACGCCCTTTTTACCTTGGAGGCAAAAATGCCGGATGATGATACCTCAGTCGAAACTCCGGCATTCCGCTATTTCCCATATCGGGATCGGAATCCGGTGAGCGGTTATCACAAGATCAGATGGATCGGCGCACCCAACCGGTCGATGCGCCTCGTCCACGCCCGGATTATCCGACGCATCAGACAACTCCCGGTAGACAGCAGTGTGGTCACAGGCATGCTGCCAGGCTGCAGTCCGGTAAACAACGTTTTACCGCACCGCTTTCATCAGTTTTTTTATCTGATCGACCTGCACAGCGCCTATCGCCAGGTGAACCGACTGCAACTGATCGAACTGCTGACCAGACTGGTACCAGAGAATAATGCGGTAGCGATCGGTGAATTCCTAGATCGATACTGCCTGGATCCACGCGGTGGCTTGGTCACCGGCGCGCCAGCTTCGCCCGACTTGTTCAACTTCTACGCGGCACGTTTGATCGACGAGCAGCTGATCGAGCTCTGCTGGCAACAC carries:
- a CDS encoding reverse transcriptase domain-containing protein yields the protein MPDDDTSVETPAFRYFPYRDRNPVSGYHKIRWIGAPNRSMRLVHARIIRRIRQLPVDSSVVTGMLPGCSPVNNVLPHRFHQFFYLIDLHSAYRQVNRLQLIELLTRLVPENNAVAIGEFLDRYCLDPRGGLVTGAPASPDLFNFYAARLIDEQLIELCWQHGITYTRYLDDLTFSSDVVIGCRIRWQIRDIIIAAGLPIQHRKCQVVDILKRPVVITGVGLDKGGRLFLPRHYLRHIRGLLHVATYRGSVPVDIVEGTMGAFKAVTRGQHPKRIEMRVRRKYELYRQRLTVG